The following proteins are encoded in a genomic region of Cydia fagiglandana chromosome 26, ilCydFagi1.1, whole genome shotgun sequence:
- the LOC134677573 gene encoding zinc finger protein 678-like — protein sequence MLTEHNSPLSGVKQHKLVRSGEKSYLCEICKKKFRRLAELSIHTRVHTGEKPYQCEICKKKFTQSSQVKIHKRCHTGEKPYQCEVCQKKFAQSSQLKSHKRSHTGEKPYQCEVCEKKFNQWSGLKLHKRSHTGEKPYQCEVCQKQFRDSSVAKIHKLIHTGEKPFQCELCEKRFTQLGHYKKHKRIHTGEKPYQCGLCEKRFTQSGALKLHNRFHTGEKPYQCEVCEKKFTQLGSLKAHKRHHIGE from the coding sequence AACACAATTCACCATTGAGTGGTGTAAAGCAACATAAACTAGTGCGCAGTGGTGAAAAATCATATCTATgtgaaatatgtaaaaaaaagtttagacGATTAGCTGAATTAAGCATTCATACACGAGTCCACACCGGCGAAAAACCATATCAGTgtgaaatatgtaaaaaaaagtttactcAATCGAGTcaagtaaaaatacataaacgATGCCACACTGGCGAAAAACCATATCAATGTGAAGTGTGTCAAAAAAAGTTTGCCCAATCGAGTCAATTAAAATCACATAAACGATCCCATACCGGTGAAAAACCATATCAATGTGAAGTGTGTGAAAAAAAGTTTAACCAATGGAGTGgattaaaattacataaacgATCCCACACTGGCGAAAAACCATATCAATGTGAAGTATGTCAAAAGCAATTCAGAGACTCCAGTGTTGCAAAGATTCATAAACTAATACACACTGGCGAAAAACCATTTCAATGTGAACTGTGTGAAAAAAGATTCACTCAATTGGGTCattataaaaaacataaacGAATCCACACTGGCGAAAAACCGTATCAATGTGGACTGTGTGAAAAAAGATTCACCCAATCGGGTGCTTTAAAATTACACAATCGTTTCCACACTGGTGAGAAACCATATCAATGTGAAGTATGTGAAAAGAAATTCACTCAATTGGGTAGTTTAAAAGCACATAAACGACATCACATTGGCGAATAA